The Lycium ferocissimum isolate CSIRO_LF1 chromosome 10, AGI_CSIRO_Lferr_CH_V1, whole genome shotgun sequence genome window below encodes:
- the LOC132032736 gene encoding GTP-binding protein BRASSINAZOLE INSENSITIVE PALE GREEN 2, chloroplastic, whose amino-acid sequence MIIRSLSPSKLKKLLLPFTFSAYTHTTPTSNSLPPILENLYTQNPTKTLVPPFFFRFKNYSTTSKIQSLSISRDGNYEESISNVICPGCGVTMQEFDPKQPGYFIKPSVKTPNYKESINKNPIVDEPEISFSLKRGLLNEFENQENVENQVEKIGKPVVCARCHSLRHYGKVKDPSVENLLPDFDFDHTVGRRLMSSSGARVVVLMVVDASDFDGSFPRKVAQLVSRTIEENSRAWKEGKSGNVPRIVLVVTKIDLLPSSLSPTRLEHWARTRAREGGAIKLTSLHMVSAVRDWGVKNLVDDVVGLAGPRGHIWAVGAQNAGKSTLINAIGKCSGGNVNHLTEAPVPGTTLGILRVEGVLPGNAKLFDTPGLLHPHQIVTRLTREEQKLVHISKELKPRTYRIKVGHSVHIGGLMRLDVEELSVDSVYVTVWASPLIPLHMGRTENVSTMLEEHFGRQLQPPIGEGRVEELGEWLKREFHVSGNTWDSSSVDIAASGLGWFAIGLKGEAKLGVWTYDGVDVVVRNALLPNRSYNFEVAGFTVSKIVSTADRTSNKQRCIEKKRKLNDSTAEKLEEASTVEVASTSC is encoded by the exons ATGATAATCAGATCACTTTCTCCATCAAAGCTGAAAAAACTACTTCTCCCATTCACTTTCTCAGCATATACGCACACAACTCCTACATCCAACTCTTTACCTCCAATTCTTGAAAATCTTTATACCCAAAACCCTACTAAAACCCTTGTCCCACCTTTCTTTTTTAGATTCAAAAACTACTCTACAACTTCAAAGATTCAATCTTTATCAATTTCTAGAGATGGGAATTATGAAGAATCCATTTCTAATGTCATTTGCCCTGGTTGTGGTGTTACTATGCAAGAATTTGATCCAAAACAACCAGGTTATTTCATTAAACCTTCAGttaaaactccaaattataAAGAATCCATTAACAAGAATCCAATAGTTGATGAACCAGAAAtatcattttctttaaaaagggGTTTGCTCAATGAgtttgaaaatcaagaaaatgttgaaaaccaagttgagaaaattggaaaaccaGTTGTTTGTGCTAGGTGTCATAGTTTAAGGCATTATGGGAAGGTTAAAGACCCGAGTGTCGAGAATTTATTGcctgattttgattttgatcatACTGTTGGTAGGAGGTTGATGTCGAGTAGCGGGGCGAGGGTGGTTGTTTTAATGGTAGTTGATGCATCTGATTTCGATGGATCGTTTCCTAGGAAAGTAGCTCAGTTAGTTTCTAGGACGATTGAAGAGAATTCACGTGCGTGGAAGGAGGGTAAATCGGGTAATGTACCTAGAATAGTGTTGGTAGTTACAAAAATTGATCTTTTACCTAGCTCGTTGTCACCTACTAGGCTTGAACATTGGGCTAGAACAAGGGCAAGAGAGGGTGGGGCGATCAAGTTGACGAGTTTACATATGGTTAGTGCAGTGAGGGATTGGGGAGTGAAGAATTTGGTTGATGATGTAGTGGGATTGGCGGGGCCCAGAGGGCATATTTGGGCAGTAGGGGCACAGAATGCCGGAAAGAGCACGTTGATTAACGCGATAGGAAAGTGCTCTGGTGGGAATGTAAATCATTTAACGGAGGCACCAGTGCCGGGGACCACATTAGGGATACTGAGGGTAGAAGGGGTGCTTCCGGGGAACGCTAAGTTGTTTGATACCCCGGGACTTTTACATCCTCATCAGATTGTGACAAGGCTGACTAGGGAAGAACAGAAGCTAGTTCATATAAGTAAGGAGTTGAAGCCGAGGACATATAGAATCAAG GTAGGACATTCAGTTCATATAGGTGGGCTCATGCGATTGGATGTGGAAGAATTATCTGTTGATTCTGTGTATGTTACAGTTTGGGCATCTCCGCTGATTCCACTTCATATGGGGAGGACAGAGAATGTCAGCACAATGCTGGAAGAACATTTTGGGCGTCAGCTGCAG ccGCCGATTGGAGAGGGACGAGTTGAGGAGCTAGGGGAATGGTTGAAGAGAGAATTTCATGTGAGTGGGAATACGTGGGATTCAAGTTCTGTTGATATTGCTGCTTCTGGTCTTGGTTGGTTTGCCATTGGACTAAAGGGAGAGGCTAAATTAGGTGTCTGGACATATGACGGCGTTGATGTCGTAGTTCGTAATGCATTACTTCCAAACAGATCATATAATTTCGAAGTTGCTGGCTTTACTGTTTCGAAAATTGTTTCCACTGCTGATCGAACCTCAAATAAGCAGCGCTGTAttgagaagaaaaggaaattaaatgacTCTACTGCAGAAAAACTTGAAGAAGCATCAACTGTCGAAGTGGCTTCAACTAGTTGCTAA
- the LOC132032737 gene encoding large ribosomal subunit protein P1-like, whose protein sequence is MSLGEVACTYACLILNDEDIPITAEKISTLVKAANVTVEPYWPLLFAKLAEKKNLGDLIMNVGAGGGGAAVAVAAPAAGGAAAAAAPAAEEKKEEPKEESDDDMGFSLFD, encoded by the exons ATGTCTCTCGGAGAAGTCGCTTGCACTTACGCATGCTTGATCCTCAACGATGAGGACATTCCAATCACC GCTGAGAAAATTTCAACTCTAGTAAAAGCAGCTAATGTGACAGTGGAGCCTTACTGGCCTCTCCTGTTTGCCAAGCTTGCTGAGAAGAAAAACCTTGGAGATCTCATCATGAATGTCGGTGCTGGTGGCGGCGGTGCTGCAGTAGCTGTTGCTGCACCCGCTGCTGGTGGTGCTGCTGCCGCTGCTGCCCCTGCTGCTGaggaaaagaag GAAGAGCCCAAGGAAGAAAGTGATGACGACATGGGATTCAGTCTGTTCGATTAG